In Mumia flava, a single window of DNA contains:
- a CDS encoding pyridoxal phosphate-dependent decarboxylase family protein: MDDGRARALETAHENARRFLAGLDDRPVWPRAEYDAMLEAFGGPLPAAGADPAAVVDELARIADPGLAGIAGGRFFGFVIGGELPAALGADWLTSVWDQNGALTSLTPAAAAAETAAVAWLVEALGLPTGTVAGLVTGGMMANFTCLAAARHQVLADAGWDVAEQGLVGGPWIRVVVGKHRHDTVDMALRYLGIGRTAIVEVATDDQGRILPEALSDALSSGGGPTIVCLQAGEVHTGAFDPFPEAIALAREAKAWVHVDGAFGLWAAASEQLADLTRGVAEADSWATDAHKTLNVPYDCGLAFVRDATPLTASFGIEVDYLIAGAGDPLDRVPEFSRRARGFTVWAALRSLGRDGLANLVETLAARAARFAEGAARIPGVEVVNDVVFTQVMVRLDDDARTAALGRQLLADGTAVLTPAVWDGRAAQRFSVSSWSTSETDVDRTVEALARAVAAVS, encoded by the coding sequence ATGGACGACGGGCGCGCACGAGCGCTGGAGACGGCGCACGAGAACGCCCGGCGCTTCCTCGCCGGGCTGGACGACCGTCCGGTGTGGCCGCGCGCCGAGTACGACGCGATGCTCGAGGCGTTCGGTGGGCCCCTGCCGGCGGCGGGTGCGGACCCCGCGGCGGTGGTCGACGAGCTGGCCCGGATCGCCGACCCCGGACTCGCCGGCATCGCGGGCGGGCGCTTCTTCGGCTTCGTGATCGGCGGCGAGCTGCCCGCCGCGCTGGGTGCGGACTGGCTGACGTCGGTCTGGGACCAGAACGGCGCCCTCACGTCCCTGACGCCGGCAGCAGCCGCGGCGGAGACCGCGGCGGTCGCGTGGTTGGTGGAGGCCCTCGGCCTGCCGACCGGGACGGTCGCCGGTCTCGTGACCGGCGGCATGATGGCGAACTTCACCTGCCTCGCCGCCGCGCGCCACCAGGTGCTCGCCGACGCCGGTTGGGACGTCGCCGAGCAGGGTCTCGTCGGTGGCCCCTGGATCCGGGTCGTCGTCGGCAAGCACCGGCACGACACGGTCGACATGGCGCTGCGCTACCTCGGCATCGGCCGTACGGCGATCGTCGAGGTCGCGACGGACGACCAGGGCCGGATCCTGCCGGAGGCGCTGTCCGACGCGCTCAGCAGCGGCGGTGGACCGACGATCGTGTGCCTCCAGGCCGGCGAGGTGCACACCGGGGCCTTCGATCCGTTCCCCGAGGCGATCGCGCTCGCGCGGGAGGCCAAGGCGTGGGTGCACGTCGACGGCGCGTTCGGACTCTGGGCCGCTGCCTCTGAGCAGCTCGCGGACCTGACCCGCGGGGTCGCCGAGGCCGACTCGTGGGCGACCGACGCCCATAAGACGCTCAACGTGCCGTACGACTGCGGGCTCGCGTTCGTCCGCGACGCGACACCGCTGACCGCGTCCTTCGGGATCGAGGTCGACTACCTGATCGCGGGGGCGGGCGATCCGCTCGACCGGGTGCCGGAGTTCTCCCGGCGGGCCCGCGGCTTCACGGTCTGGGCCGCGCTGCGCAGCCTCGGTCGCGACGGGCTCGCGAACCTCGTCGAGACGCTGGCGGCACGGGCGGCGCGGTTCGCCGAGGGCGCGGCGCGGATCCCGGGCGTGGAGGTCGTGAACGACGTGGTCTTCACCCAGGTGATGGTCCGGCTCGACGACGACGCCCGTACGGCCGCGCTCGGTCGGCAGCTGCTGGCCGACGGGACTGCGGTCCTGACACCGGCGGTGTGGGACGGCCGCGCGGCGCAGCGCTTCTCGGTGTCGAGCTGGTCGACGAGCGAGACCGACGTCGACCGCACGGTCGAGGCGCTCGCACGCGCGGTCGCGGCGGTGTCCTGA
- a CDS encoding GNAT family N-acetyltransferase, which produces MDVLLETDRLVLRWFTPDDADDLVALDADPAVMRFINGGSATPRDEIVDDVLPALVASRQRADGYGYWAAVERDTGRFVGWFHLRPGRDAGPDEPELGYRLRRDAWGRGYAAEGSRALVDHAFADLGASRVYAEAMAVHTASRRVMEKSGLRYVRTFHADWPVRIDGDEHGDVEYAITREEWEAARGEQ; this is translated from the coding sequence ATGGACGTCCTGCTCGAGACCGACCGTCTGGTGCTGCGCTGGTTCACTCCCGACGACGCCGACGACCTCGTGGCGCTGGACGCCGATCCGGCGGTGATGCGGTTCATCAACGGTGGGTCGGCGACTCCGCGCGACGAGATCGTCGACGACGTCCTCCCGGCGCTGGTCGCGTCCCGGCAGCGCGCGGACGGGTACGGGTACTGGGCCGCCGTCGAGAGGGACACCGGCCGGTTCGTCGGGTGGTTCCACCTGCGGCCGGGTCGTGACGCCGGTCCGGACGAACCGGAGCTGGGATACCGGTTGCGCCGGGACGCCTGGGGTAGGGGCTACGCCGCGGAGGGTTCGCGCGCCCTGGTCGACCATGCGTTCGCCGACCTCGGCGCGAGCCGTGTGTACGCGGAGGCGATGGCGGTCCACACCGCATCGCGGCGCGTGATGGAGAAGTCGGGACTGCGGTACGTCCGCACGTTCCACGCCGACTGGCCCGTCCGGATCGACGGCGACGAGCACGGCGACGTCGAGTACGCGATCACGCGGGAGGAGTGGGAGGCGGCCCGCGGCGAGCAGTAG
- a CDS encoding ArsR/SmtB family transcription factor, whose protein sequence is MTVIDDDLTLVFTALADPTRRALLERLAEQGEAPVHQLAKPFAISQQAISKHLKVLENARLITRRQAAQTRLCAFDGDRLDHAADWIARHLAIWADRHDQLAAHLAALRATTDDADNRTDSDEGNNAR, encoded by the coding sequence ATGACGGTGATCGACGACGATCTGACGCTGGTGTTCACTGCGCTGGCCGACCCCACCCGACGAGCACTCCTCGAGCGGCTCGCCGAGCAGGGCGAGGCGCCCGTCCACCAGCTCGCCAAGCCCTTCGCCATCTCACAGCAGGCGATCTCCAAGCACCTCAAGGTCCTGGAGAACGCGCGACTGATCACGCGGCGGCAGGCCGCACAGACGAGACTGTGCGCCTTCGACGGTGACCGGCTGGACCACGCCGCCGACTGGATCGCCCGTCACCTCGCTATCTGGGCCGATCGGCACGACCAGCTCGCGGCGCACCTCGCCGCCCTCCGAGCCACCACCGACGACGCCGACAACCGCACCGACTCCGACGAAGGGAACAACGCCCGATGA
- a CDS encoding SRPBCC family protein, with protein MTTGELTYTRVHDAPPELVFDCMTQPEHLTHFWGPTGTSTPVEEITVDLRPGGSFETVMVSDADGSTYTMRAVYLTIDRPRRLAWYEGDVEGGMRTEVTFSRLPDGRTEVVTRQSNVPEPFLAPEARAGFETSLARFDAYLATLVTHPPA; from the coding sequence ATGACCACAGGCGAGCTCACGTACACCCGAGTCCACGACGCACCCCCAGAGCTGGTCTTCGACTGTATGACGCAGCCCGAGCACCTCACGCACTTCTGGGGCCCGACCGGGACGAGCACGCCGGTCGAGGAGATCACGGTCGACCTGCGTCCCGGCGGCTCGTTCGAGACCGTGATGGTGAGCGACGCGGACGGCAGCACCTATACGATGCGGGCCGTCTACCTGACCATCGACCGACCACGCCGGCTCGCCTGGTACGAGGGGGACGTCGAGGGAGGCATGCGTACCGAGGTCACGTTCTCCCGGCTGCCGGACGGCCGCACCGAGGTCGTGACCCGGCAGAGCAACGTCCCCGAGCCGTTCCTGGCCCCGGAGGCCCGCGCCGGGTTCGAGACGAGCCTCGCGCGCTTCGATGCCTACCTCGCCACCCTCGTCACGCACCCACCAGCCTGA
- a CDS encoding alpha/beta fold hydrolase encodes MPTTTAPDGTALSYETTGAGPALVLVDGAMCHRGGGPMRAVAAAVSDRFTVTAYDRRGRGESTDTTPYDVHREIEDLRTVIAATGGRAAVYGMSSGAVLALRAAAVAPEISALALYEPPLLGELDDEETTAQAAAYTRTLSAALTSGRPGDAVAAFLRSVGAPADAVEGMRTSPAWDAMVSIAPTLAYDDTLMGDGRVPPDVARDVTVPTLVMTGSESPLGLQRAAEATAVAIGAAELVTLPDQTHDVDPGVLASALTRFLHGSA; translated from the coding sequence ATGCCCACCACCACTGCACCCGACGGAACCGCCCTCAGCTATGAGACCACCGGGGCCGGCCCTGCGCTCGTCCTGGTCGACGGAGCGATGTGCCATCGAGGTGGTGGCCCGATGCGCGCGGTCGCCGCCGCGGTGTCGGACCGCTTCACGGTCACTGCCTACGACCGACGCGGCCGGGGCGAGAGCACGGACACCACTCCGTACGACGTCCACCGCGAGATCGAGGACCTGCGGACAGTGATCGCTGCCACCGGGGGCCGCGCAGCGGTGTACGGGATGTCGTCGGGGGCTGTGCTCGCGCTCCGCGCAGCGGCCGTGGCGCCCGAGATCAGCGCGCTCGCCTTGTACGAGCCTCCGTTGCTCGGCGAGCTCGATGACGAGGAGACCACGGCACAGGCCGCCGCGTACACCCGCACCCTGAGCGCTGCGCTGACCAGCGGCCGCCCGGGCGACGCGGTCGCCGCCTTCCTCCGGTCGGTGGGCGCCCCCGCCGACGCGGTCGAAGGGATGCGCACGAGTCCGGCCTGGGACGCGATGGTGTCGATCGCGCCCACCCTCGCGTACGACGACACGCTGATGGGCGACGGTCGTGTCCCCCCGGATGTCGCCCGGGACGTCACCGTACCGACGCTCGTGATGACCGGCTCCGAGAGTCCACTCGGTCTTCAGCGTGCCGCCGAGGCGACTGCGGTCGCGATCGGGGCCGCAGAGCTGGTGACGCTCCCGGATCAGACGCACGACGTCGACCCCGGGGTGCTCGCTTCAGCCCTGACGCGCTTCCTGCACGGCTCAGCGTGA
- a CDS encoding 2'-5' RNA ligase family protein: MALAVCLLFDPRSARRVRDLWTRLEDEGVHTLATHTHGRHHPHLSYAVLRTWDRDRVDAALSGLADGGPFIALCHGTLVFPRGRVALAPSLPADVALRQDRVVRALASAGADLHRHYGPGAWIPHVSVATRAPGAELPRVVKVVTDALPLEVLVDRTALIDTSDGTTWPLDGVL, from the coding sequence ATGGCCCTCGCGGTGTGCCTGCTCTTCGACCCGCGCTCGGCCCGCCGTGTGCGGGACCTGTGGACGCGGCTGGAGGACGAGGGCGTGCACACGCTGGCGACCCACACGCACGGCCGGCACCACCCGCACCTCTCGTACGCGGTGCTGCGCACGTGGGACCGTGACCGGGTCGACGCGGCACTGTCCGGTCTCGCCGACGGCGGTCCGTTCATCGCGCTCTGCCACGGGACGCTGGTCTTCCCTCGCGGCCGGGTCGCACTCGCCCCGTCCCTGCCGGCCGACGTCGCGCTGCGCCAGGACCGGGTCGTACGGGCGCTCGCGAGCGCCGGCGCGGACCTGCACCGCCACTACGGGCCGGGCGCGTGGATCCCGCACGTCTCGGTGGCGACCCGCGCACCGGGGGCCGAGCTGCCGCGCGTCGTGAAGGTCGTGACCGACGCCCTCCCCCTGGAGGTGCTGGTCGACCGAACCGCGCTGATCGACACGTCGGACGGGACGACGTGGCCGCTGGACGGTGTGCTGTGA
- a CDS encoding HD domain-containing phosphohydrolase — protein MSDGAGPCPTVPAGEPVRVADLVAGLSRLADLGFGLPSGTALRGCALATRLARATGAGDAEVRATYYTALLHHVGCVGWATESAAVFGENLTVNRAAAVTDLASTAAIVRTFLPGATASLRPLARARATASGVLHLRGWGDGFVATACEVACASAGRLHLPRAVQDALLHVFDLWAPPRGAVVPGGSAIPLAARIARLAGIAVLFDELGGPEVAMQALERRSGGMLDPDLVTVFRGHRDALLPEEPIGVEGVLALEPHPYAVTDEPAAVARLYGELADLVSPKLTGHAAGVARLATAAGVALGLPDADVRDLEVAGWLADVGVVAVSNAVWDAPGRLDVDAWEQVRLHPYHASRIVAASPTLARLAPAVARHHEHLDGSGYPFGLTARHLTTVERVLAVAVAYRTALEPRPHRPAASPDGAAERITGRARCGQLDADAVRAVLEVAGHAHPARIAVPLPAGLSVREAEVLGLLARGLSNAAIAEALVISRRTAEHHVQHAYAKIGVSTRAAATLFAVKHDLLGPR, from the coding sequence GTGAGCGACGGAGCGGGGCCGTGCCCGACCGTGCCGGCCGGGGAACCGGTCCGGGTCGCGGACCTGGTCGCGGGGCTGTCGCGCCTGGCGGACCTCGGGTTCGGTCTCCCCTCCGGTACGGCGCTGCGCGGGTGCGCGCTGGCGACGCGTCTGGCCCGCGCAACGGGTGCCGGGGATGCGGAGGTCCGCGCGACCTACTACACCGCGCTCCTGCACCACGTCGGGTGCGTGGGGTGGGCGACGGAGTCGGCGGCGGTGTTCGGAGAGAACCTCACAGTCAATCGCGCGGCCGCCGTCACCGACCTGGCGTCGACGGCCGCGATCGTCCGAACGTTCCTCCCCGGTGCCACCGCCAGTCTGCGACCGCTGGCCCGGGCCCGCGCGACCGCGTCCGGCGTGCTGCACCTGCGCGGGTGGGGCGACGGGTTCGTCGCGACCGCGTGCGAGGTCGCGTGCGCGTCGGCGGGTCGGCTCCACCTGCCGCGGGCGGTGCAGGACGCGCTGCTGCACGTGTTCGATCTGTGGGCGCCTCCGCGCGGCGCAGTGGTCCCGGGCGGGTCTGCGATCCCGCTGGCCGCGCGGATCGCCCGGCTCGCCGGGATCGCCGTCCTGTTCGACGAGCTCGGCGGTCCCGAGGTGGCGATGCAGGCCCTCGAACGACGCTCCGGCGGGATGCTCGACCCAGACCTCGTCACCGTCTTCCGCGGCCACCGTGACGCTCTGCTGCCGGAGGAGCCGATCGGGGTCGAGGGGGTGCTCGCGCTCGAGCCGCACCCGTACGCGGTGACGGACGAGCCGGCGGCGGTCGCACGGCTGTACGGGGAGCTGGCTGATCTGGTGAGCCCGAAGCTGACCGGGCACGCGGCCGGGGTCGCGCGGCTCGCGACCGCGGCCGGGGTTGCGCTCGGCCTGCCCGACGCCGACGTCCGGGATCTCGAGGTCGCCGGCTGGCTCGCCGACGTCGGCGTGGTCGCGGTCTCCAATGCCGTCTGGGACGCGCCCGGCCGGCTCGATGTCGACGCATGGGAACAGGTGCGCCTGCACCCGTACCATGCGAGCAGGATCGTCGCCGCCTCCCCGACGCTGGCCCGGCTCGCACCCGCGGTCGCGCGCCATCACGAGCACCTCGACGGCAGCGGCTACCCGTTCGGTCTGACGGCCCGGCATCTGACGACGGTCGAACGGGTGCTGGCTGTCGCGGTCGCCTACCGGACGGCCCTCGAACCGCGCCCGCACCGCCCGGCGGCCAGCCCGGACGGGGCCGCCGAGCGCATCACGGGCCGGGCACGCTGCGGGCAGCTCGACGCCGACGCGGTCCGAGCGGTCTTGGAGGTTGCCGGCCACGCCCACCCGGCGCGGATCGCCGTGCCCCTGCCGGCCGGGCTGTCGGTGCGGGAGGCGGAAGTCCTCGGTCTGCTCGCACGCGGTCTGAGCAACGCCGCGATCGCGGAGGCTCTGGTGATCTCGCGTCGTACGGCCGAGCACCACGTCCAGCACGCGTACGCGAAGATCGGCGTCTCGACCCGCGCCGCGGCCACGCTCTTCGCGGTCAAGCACGACCTCCTCGGACCACGCTGA
- a CDS encoding alpha/beta fold hydrolase: MITTGTTTYPVVSPDGTTIDVHVRGDGRPVVIVHGTTSTHRSWDAFVDALDGRVRTYVLDRRGRLGSTDTEPYAFAREVDDLVAVVADVAEREGCDVDVFGHSYGGAIAFLAAPRCGRLRRLMLYEGWPTPDRADREVDEELLRAIEAPLAAGHPDEALRVFYRRMVRMTDAELDAVAADPAWPARVSTAATIPRELRAFGELAFDPAAAAAIRVPTLLLVGADSPDAIAADPDVVAAAIPDARIQLLPGQTHMAHVAGPDLLADAIVTFLHAV, from the coding sequence ATGATCACCACCGGCACCACCACGTACCCCGTCGTCTCGCCCGACGGCACCACGATCGACGTCCACGTCCGGGGTGACGGACGACCGGTCGTGATCGTGCACGGCACCACGTCGACCCACCGCTCCTGGGACGCCTTCGTCGACGCACTCGACGGCCGGGTCCGCACGTACGTCCTCGACCGCCGCGGGCGGCTGGGCAGCACCGACACCGAGCCGTACGCCTTCGCCCGCGAGGTCGACGACCTCGTCGCCGTCGTCGCCGACGTGGCGGAGCGGGAGGGCTGCGACGTCGACGTGTTCGGGCACTCGTACGGCGGGGCGATCGCGTTCCTCGCCGCTCCGCGCTGCGGCCGGCTGCGGCGGCTCATGCTGTACGAGGGGTGGCCGACCCCCGACCGGGCCGACCGCGAGGTCGACGAAGAGCTTCTGCGCGCGATCGAGGCACCGCTGGCCGCGGGCCACCCCGACGAGGCGTTGCGCGTCTTCTATCGGAGGATGGTCCGGATGACCGACGCCGAGCTCGATGCCGTCGCCGCCGACCCGGCCTGGCCGGCCCGGGTCTCGACCGCCGCGACGATCCCCCGCGAGCTGCGTGCGTTCGGCGAACTCGCGTTCGACCCGGCTGCTGCGGCTGCGATCCGCGTCCCGACCCTGCTGCTCGTCGGGGCCGACTCGCCCGACGCGATCGCCGCCGACCCCGACGTGGTCGCCGCCGCGATCCCGGACGCCCGGATCCAGCTCCTCCCCGGGCAGACCCACATGGCTCACGTGGCGGGACCCGACCTGCTCGCCGACGCGATCGTCACCTTCCTTCACGCTGTGTGA
- a CDS encoding MarR family winged helix-turn-helix transcriptional regulator, which produces MNLDEAPERLRTLPSWLLAQAALHARREVASALTGVDGHRSEFAALACLDEQGPISQVELAGRIGLDRSDVVRLVDRLADAGCVVREPDPADRRRNLLTLTADGRRRLDELDERIRGAQAETLSALTDAEREQLVSLLRSVLGDGGSPRRAV; this is translated from the coding sequence GTGAATCTCGACGAGGCGCCCGAGCGGCTGCGTACGCTCCCCAGCTGGCTGCTGGCCCAGGCGGCCCTGCACGCCCGGCGCGAGGTCGCGTCGGCGCTCACCGGTGTGGACGGTCATCGCAGCGAGTTCGCCGCCCTGGCATGCCTGGACGAGCAGGGCCCGATCAGTCAGGTGGAGCTCGCCGGCCGGATCGGGCTCGACCGCAGCGACGTCGTCCGCCTGGTCGACCGCCTCGCGGACGCCGGCTGCGTGGTCCGCGAACCCGATCCCGCCGACCGTCGACGCAACCTCCTGACGCTCACGGCCGATGGCCGACGGCGGCTCGACGAGCTCGACGAGCGGATCCGCGGGGCGCAGGCCGAGACGCTGTCGGCACTGACCGACGCCGAGCGTGAGCAGCTCGTGTCGCTGCTCCGCAGCGTCCTGGGCGACGGCGGCTCGCCCCGTCGCGCTGTGTGA
- a CDS encoding nuclear transport factor 2 family protein: MSTTLSSTDATPASLTDEHVLTTLMSRLGRCLDTGDFDGLRHLFAADAEVTTPGGTARGHDALVAQARKRHSADAGVWHSITNPLTDIDGDEADLRANLLVAFAHDGPADPSPFLLGEVYEAHARRAADGWRLTRLRSIPVWTLNRPDTLPGD, translated from the coding sequence ATGTCCACCACCCTCTCCAGCACCGACGCCACCCCAGCAAGCCTGACCGACGAGCACGTGCTCACCACGCTGATGAGCCGGCTCGGTCGCTGCCTCGACACGGGCGACTTCGACGGCCTGCGGCACCTGTTCGCCGCCGACGCCGAGGTCACGACGCCGGGCGGCACCGCACGGGGCCACGACGCCCTCGTCGCGCAGGCCCGCAAGCGCCACAGCGCCGACGCCGGCGTCTGGCACAGCATCACCAACCCGCTGACCGACATCGACGGCGACGAGGCCGACCTGCGGGCCAACCTGCTGGTCGCGTTCGCGCACGACGGCCCGGCCGACCCGTCCCCGTTCCTGCTCGGCGAGGTGTACGAGGCGCACGCGCGCCGTGCCGCCGACGGCTGGCGGCTGACCCGGCTGCGGAGCATCCCGGTCTGGACCCTCAACCGTCCGGACACCCTGCCGGGCGACTGA
- a CDS encoding sulfite oxidase, whose amino-acid sequence MTDIDSSVSPPAALAERDDAITIDELRLATRNHGMPLEVLDLDVTPPGLHYVLVHYDIPLVDPATWTLEVDGHVDTPLSLTAADLDTLPAASARVTLECAGNGRARTSPRPLSQPWLDEAVGTASWSGVRLDAILERAGVLPGAVDVVFTGADHGVERGVEQDYQRALSVEEIDRGEAFLATSMNGVPLPPQHGAPLRLVVPGWYGMAHVKWLTRITVLDHAFDGFQNATAYRIKTDPDDPGVPVTRIEPRALIRPPGFPDFQTRTRVVDAGPVTLSGRAWSGHAPIERVEVSTDDGTTWSDAEVEPAGTDPYAWRRWTARWDAEPGRTVLRVRATDASGRSQPLEQQWNRQAMANSHAQAVPVLVRG is encoded by the coding sequence GTGACCGACATCGACAGCAGTGTCAGCCCGCCGGCCGCGCTCGCCGAGCGCGACGACGCGATCACGATCGACGAGCTGCGGCTCGCGACCCGCAACCACGGGATGCCGCTGGAGGTGCTCGACCTCGACGTGACGCCGCCCGGACTGCACTACGTCCTCGTGCACTACGACATCCCGCTGGTCGACCCGGCGACCTGGACGCTCGAGGTCGACGGGCACGTCGACACCCCGCTGAGCCTGACCGCGGCGGACCTCGACACGCTCCCGGCGGCGAGCGCGCGGGTCACGCTCGAGTGCGCCGGCAACGGGCGCGCCCGGACCTCACCGCGTCCGCTCAGCCAGCCGTGGCTCGACGAGGCCGTCGGCACGGCGTCGTGGTCCGGCGTCCGCCTGGACGCGATCCTCGAACGCGCGGGAGTCCTGCCGGGCGCGGTCGACGTCGTCTTCACCGGCGCCGACCACGGGGTCGAGCGCGGGGTCGAGCAGGACTACCAGCGCGCCCTCTCGGTCGAAGAGATCGACCGCGGCGAGGCGTTCCTCGCGACGTCGATGAACGGCGTGCCGCTCCCGCCGCAGCACGGGGCGCCGCTGCGGCTCGTCGTGCCCGGCTGGTACGGGATGGCGCACGTGAAGTGGCTGACCCGCATCACCGTCCTCGACCACGCGTTCGACGGGTTCCAGAACGCCACGGCGTACCGGATCAAGACCGACCCGGACGACCCCGGCGTGCCGGTGACCCGGATCGAGCCGCGCGCGCTGATCCGACCGCCCGGGTTCCCCGACTTCCAGACCCGCACGCGCGTGGTCGACGCCGGCCCGGTGACGCTGTCCGGCCGAGCCTGGTCCGGGCACGCGCCGATCGAGCGGGTCGAGGTCAGCACCGACGACGGCACCACCTGGTCCGACGCCGAGGTCGAGCCGGCCGGCACCGACCCGTACGCCTGGCGGCGCTGGACGGCGCGGTGGGACGCCGAGCCCGGACGCACGGTCCTGCGCGTCCGGGCCACGGACGCCTCCGGCCGCAGCCAGCCGCTGGAACAGCAGTGGAACCGTCAGGCGATGGCCAACAGCCACGCCCAGGCCGTCCCGGTGCTGGTGCGCGGCTGA
- a CDS encoding class I SAM-dependent methyltransferase: MGDNQGVGTPEDQALKGKHRAMWGMGDYPAVERTVIPGLGATLVEALGVRAGERVLDVAAGAGNAAIPAALRGADVVASDLSPALLDAGRAAADERGATLEWQEADAEALPYDDDGFDVVMSCVGVMFAPHHGPAADELVRVCAPGGRIGLISWTPQGFIGQMFATMKPFAPPPPPGAQPPPLWGSEDHVRELFGDRVADLRLERRTVRVEAFAAPEDFRDLFKEAYGPTIVAYGFNAEDPERVAALDAELADLARRYDHGGDDGVVMEWEYLLVTGTVR, translated from the coding sequence ATGGGGGACAACCAGGGCGTCGGTACGCCCGAGGACCAGGCGCTGAAGGGCAAGCACCGGGCGATGTGGGGGATGGGCGACTATCCCGCCGTCGAGCGGACGGTGATCCCGGGGCTCGGAGCGACGCTGGTCGAGGCGCTCGGCGTACGGGCGGGCGAGCGGGTGCTCGACGTGGCCGCCGGGGCCGGCAACGCGGCGATCCCGGCCGCGCTCCGCGGAGCGGACGTCGTCGCGAGCGACCTGTCGCCGGCCCTGCTGGATGCCGGCCGTGCCGCCGCGGACGAGCGCGGGGCGACGCTGGAGTGGCAGGAGGCCGACGCGGAGGCGCTGCCGTACGACGACGACGGGTTCGACGTCGTGATGTCGTGCGTCGGCGTGATGTTCGCGCCGCACCACGGCCCGGCGGCCGACGAGCTCGTCCGCGTGTGCGCGCCGGGCGGGCGGATCGGGCTGATCAGCTGGACGCCGCAGGGGTTCATCGGCCAGATGTTCGCGACGATGAAGCCGTTCGCGCCGCCGCCCCCGCCCGGGGCGCAGCCGCCGCCGCTGTGGGGGAGCGAGGACCACGTCCGCGAGCTGTTCGGCGACCGGGTGGCCGACCTCCGGCTGGAGCGTCGGACGGTCCGCGTCGAGGCGTTCGCGGCGCCGGAGGACTTCCGGGACCTCTTCAAGGAGGCGTACGGGCCGACGATCGTCGCGTACGGGTTCAACGCCGAGGACCCCGAGCGGGTCGCCGCGCTGGACGCGGAGCTCGCCGACCTCGCGCGCCGCTACGACCACGGTGGCGACGACGGTGTCGTGATGGAGTGGGAGTACCTGCTGGTGACGGGGACCGTGCGATGA
- a CDS encoding winged helix-turn-helix transcriptional regulator — MGASYHQFCPVAKAMELLDERWTLLVVRELVIGSRHFNELRRGLPRMSPTLLSKRLQQLVRAGVVQRRVDGDDVTYELTPAGAELRGVVETIGQWGTRWIGELGDADLDPNLLLWDMHRNVDRAAVDEIPAVVHVAFPEMTGRLRDWWLVIDADEVDVCDIDPGRPVTVTMTSSLRDLTRVWRGDLTWTDAVRSGRLHVDGPAAVRRALPGWFTMSDFASVPRPAAVG; from the coding sequence ATGGGTGCGTCGTACCACCAGTTCTGCCCGGTCGCGAAGGCGATGGAGCTGCTCGACGAACGCTGGACGCTGCTCGTCGTGCGCGAGCTCGTGATCGGCAGCCGGCACTTCAACGAGCTGCGCCGCGGGCTCCCGCGGATGTCGCCGACGCTGCTGTCCAAGCGGCTCCAGCAGCTGGTCCGGGCCGGGGTCGTGCAGCGCCGCGTCGACGGCGACGACGTGACGTACGAGCTGACGCCGGCCGGCGCCGAGCTGCGCGGCGTGGTCGAGACGATCGGTCAGTGGGGCACGCGCTGGATCGGTGAGCTCGGGGACGCCGACCTGGACCCGAACCTGCTCCTGTGGGACATGCACCGCAACGTCGACCGGGCCGCGGTCGACGAGATCCCGGCGGTCGTGCACGTGGCCTTTCCCGAGATGACGGGTCGGCTCCGTGACTGGTGGCTGGTGATCGACGCCGACGAGGTCGACGTGTGCGACATCGACCCGGGCCGTCCGGTCACGGTCACGATGACCTCCAGCCTGCGCGACCTCACCCGCGTGTGGCGCGGCGACCTGACCTGGACCGACGCCGTCCGCAGCGGCCGGCTCCACGTGGACGGGCCGGCGGCCGTACGGCGGGCGCTGCCGGGCTGGTTCACGATGTCGGACTTCGCGTCGGTGCCACGCCCCGCCGCCGTGGGCTGA